From the Mycobacterium sp. DL592 genome, the window GCTCGAGGAGCGCTACCGGCGCCTGGCTGCGTCCCGGCGGTTGCGGCCGGCGGCGGCGACCCTGGCCAGGTTCCGGGAGATCGACGGTTCCACCCTGGGCATCCTCGTCTCGGTTCAGCTGTTCACGACCGTGATCCCGCTGATGATCCTCGGCTTCAGCTATATCGAGAACTTCGCCCAGAGCGCCAGCGCCGGCACGATCTGGATCCGCGAGCTCGGCCTGGTGCATCCGACGAGCGACCGGGTGCGCGGCGCGTTCGGTACCACCGCAGGACTGCGCTCGAGTTGGACGTTCATCGGCGTCGGCGGCTTCCTGATCTGGGGAATTCCGATGGCGGTCACTGTGGCCGCCATCTTCGCCAAGGCCTGGCGACGCGAACAGTTCGGCCTGACCCAGCGGGTGCTGCGCGGTGCCCTGTGGTTCGCGTTGTACCTGACGATGATCGTCTGCCGCGAACGAATCACCTTCGGCCACCACCACAGCAGCGGGACACGGATATTGATGTTCGCGTTGGCGCAGGGGCCGGTGTGGTTGTTCTGGTCGCTGACCCCGGCACTGCTGGTCCGCAACGGCGGCCGCAGCCTCGTCCACCTGGCGCTGGCCGGACTGGCCGGCGTGGTGATCGACGGCGTGATCATCCCGCTGAGCGGGCGGGTCTTCTTCCCGATGGTGCTCGACGGCTGGGCCGAACTCGGGCCGATCGGGATCGCGATGGCGCTTCTGACGTGGTGCGGCGTGATCGGCACCGGTTGGGTCGTCACGGCCTGCGTCGGCGCCGTGCTGTGGGAGCGCACCGCCCCGTCGGAGACCGTGGTCGAATGCCAGGCCGACGACCTCGGCGACTCCTATACCCCGACGCAGTCCCCCGCCTAGTGCGCGAAGTGCTCCTGGTCGAAATGGCCGGCCGGCTTGATCGCGTCCAGATGTCCCAGCACGGCGTTGAGGTCCTCCCACAGCGAGCGGGCCAAGTCGGCGGAGAACCCTTCTCGCACCACCACCCTGAGCACTGAAATGTCTTCTGCCCCTTGCGGCATGGTGTAGGCGGGCACCTGCCAGCCGTAGGACCGCAGCGCGGCCGACACGTCGAACTCGGTGTAGCCGAAGTCGCCGGACAGCTTGAACGCCACCACCGGGATGGCCGACCCATCGGAGATCACCGTGAAGTGCTGGCATTCTTCCAGTCGGTCCGACAACCAGCGCGCGGTGCTCGACAGGCACTGCATCACGTGGGTGTACCCGGCGCGGCCCAGGCGCAGGAAGTTGTAGTACTGACCGACCACCTGATTGCCCGGCCGGGAGAAGTTCAGCGTGAAGGTCGGCATGTCACCGCCGAGATAGTTGACCCGGAACACCAGATCCTCGGGCAGGTGATCGGCGTTGCGCCACACCACGAATCCCACCCCGGGATAGGTCAGCCCGTACTTGTGGCCGCTGACGTTGATGGAGACCACCCGCGGAAGCCGGAAGTCCCACTTGAGGTCCGGGTGCAGGAACGGCACGACGAACCCGCCACTGGCCGCGTCGACGTGCACCGGGATGTCGAGCTTGGTGTCCTTGGCCAACTTATCCAGGGCGGCGCAGATCTCGGCGATCGGCTCCAGTTCGCCGGTGTAGGTGGTACCCAGGATCGCCACCACGCCGATGGTGTCCTCGTCGACGTACTCGAGCACCTGCTCGGGAGTGATGACGTAGCAGTCCTCGGTCATCGGGATGTAGCGCGGCTCGACTTCGAAATAGCGGCAGAACTTCTCCCACACCACCTGGACGTTGGCGCCCATCACCAGGTTGGGGGTGCGCGTCTTCCAGGCGTCGCCGACACGCTCCTTCCACTTCCACTTCAACGCCAGCCCACCGAGCATCACCGCTTCCGACGACCCGATGGTCGAGGCACCGACTGAACTGGCGGCATCGTCATCACGCAGATTCTCGGCATGGAAAAGATCGGCAACCATTGATATGCAACGAGATTCGATGGCCGCGGTGGCGGGGTACTCGTCCTTGTCGATCATGTTCTTGTCGAACGTCTCGGCCATCAGCTTCTCGGCCTCAGGGTCCATCCACGTCGTCACGAACGTCGCGAGGTTCAGCCGGGAGCTGCCGTCGAGCATCAGTTCGTCGTGGATGAACCGGTATGCCGCAGCCGGTTCCATCGCCTCGGCCGGCAACCGCAGCGACGGGACCGGGTCGGTCGACAACCGTCCCGTGTAGGCCGGTGCGATCGACGGGGAGCGATACTTGACGTGCGGCATGGTTCCTTCTCTCTACAGTTCTGCAACAGCTGAACGAATGTGGGCCAGGATGCGTGACGCCGACGTGGGTGCGGGCGCGGGGCCGGGGTCGGCCGCCGAGGCGTTGGCGGCGCGGGCATGGACGAACGCCGCCGCGGCGGCCGCTTCCACCGGTGGCAGGCCCGCCGCCAGCAGCGCACCGATCATGCCGGACAACACATCACCGGATCCGGCCGTCGCCGCCCACGCCCCGCCCGCGGGATTGAGGTACACCCTGCCGGACGCCGCTGACCCCCCGGTTGCTTCGCTCCTGCCCGCCGCCGCTGACCCCCGGGTCGGTTCGCTCCTGCCCGCCGGGCCGGCGATGACCGTCACGTTGCCCTTCAACAGCACGGTGGCGCCCAGCTGGTCGGCCAGGCGACGGGCGGCGCCGATCCGGTCCTCACCGGGTTCAGCTGCGTCCGATGTCGCCGGCCATCCGGCTCCGGAAGCCAGCCGCGCGAATTCGCCGGCATGCGGTGTCAGCACCGTCGGCGCCTCGCGCTCGGACACCAGGTGCGGGTGGGCAGCCAGCATCGTCAGAGCGTCGGCGTCGACGATCACCGGGAGGTCGCTGCTGAGCGCGAAAGTCAGCGCCTCGAAAGCGGTTTCGTCGGTGCCCAGGCCGGGTCCCACAATCCAGGACTGCACTCGGCCCGCCGCGGCGGCGCTCGGCGCGGCGACGACCTCCGGCCAGTGCGACACCACTTCGGCGGCCGCCGAGCCCGCATAACGTTTCATGCCAGCGGTCGCGGCCACCGCGGCGCCGGTGCACAGGATCGCCGCGCCCGGATACGTCGACGAGCCCGCCAGGATTCCGGTAACGCCCTGGCTGTACTTGTCGTCGTGCGGTTGCGGCACCGGCCAGCGGGCCTTGACGTCGGCGGCGTCGAAGCCGAGGACATCGGTGGGCGGCAGGTCCAGCCCGATGTCGACGAGCTCGACGCGGCCGCAGTCGGCAAGGGCATGCACGGGTTTGAGACCACCGAAGGTGACCGTGAGGG encodes:
- a CDS encoding glutamate decarboxylase, which encodes MPHVKYRSPSIAPAYTGRLSTDPVPSLRLPAEAMEPAAAYRFIHDELMLDGSSRLNLATFVTTWMDPEAEKLMAETFDKNMIDKDEYPATAAIESRCISMVADLFHAENLRDDDAASSVGASTIGSSEAVMLGGLALKWKWKERVGDAWKTRTPNLVMGANVQVVWEKFCRYFEVEPRYIPMTEDCYVITPEQVLEYVDEDTIGVVAILGTTYTGELEPIAEICAALDKLAKDTKLDIPVHVDAASGGFVVPFLHPDLKWDFRLPRVVSINVSGHKYGLTYPGVGFVVWRNADHLPEDLVFRVNYLGGDMPTFTLNFSRPGNQVVGQYYNFLRLGRAGYTHVMQCLSSTARWLSDRLEECQHFTVISDGSAIPVVAFKLSGDFGYTEFDVSAALRSYGWQVPAYTMPQGAEDISVLRVVVREGFSADLARSLWEDLNAVLGHLDAIKPAGHFDQEHFAH
- a CDS encoding NAD(P)H-hydrate epimerase, coding for MRYYYTAEAIRAAEAPLLATLPDGVLMRRAAYGLATAIARELRSRTGGIAGRRICAVVGSGDNGGDALWAATFLRRRGAAASAVLLSPEHTHAKALAAFRAAGGRVVADVAPDTALVIDGVVGISGKGPLRPAAAAVFAAVDAAGIPVVAVDIPSGVDVHTGAVTGPAVRAALTVTFGGLKPVHALADCGRVELVDIGLDLPPTDVLGFDAADVKARWPVPQPHDDKYSQGVTGILAGSSTYPGAAILCTGAAVAATAGMKRYAGSAAAEVVSHWPEVVAAPSAAAAGRVQSWIVGPGLGTDETAFEALTFALSSDLPVIVDADALTMLAAHPHLVSEREAPTVLTPHAGEFARLASGAGWPATSDAAEPGEDRIGAARRLADQLGATVLLKGNVTVIAGPAGRSEPTRGSAAAGRSEATGGSAASGRVYLNPAGGAWAATAGSGDVLSGMIGALLAAGLPPVEAAAAAAFVHARAANASAADPGPAPAPTSASRILAHIRSAVAEL